A window from Polaromonas hydrogenivorans encodes these proteins:
- a CDS encoding nucleotidyl transferase AbiEii/AbiGii toxin family protein, with the protein MNPDFQAVIVADDAERRDLFLGTAARLGTAVQNVEKDFWVCWTLDALFNGLPPGGPRLLFKGGTSLSKAFGLISRFSEDIDITVFRADLGEVVEAQDLEGLSGKKRRARLDAIRDACQRYIAGPLAAQFIDIAAAAIPAGRFRLEADPDDKDGQTLLFWYPAVTGAEGDYIRAAVKIEAGAKSALDPHIAATVTPYVAADLDDLDLAVRNVRAVQPERTFWDKVIILHGLRQWYDRRQELRHEGQRVSRHYYDIHRLAQAQGAQAWQADHGLAADCAKHARLFFGSPDLGLESAAVGTFTLVPDDAMQGALGRDYAAMSGMIFGDIPRLDTVLASVAALQEAINAAAPKAALRTAAPR; encoded by the coding sequence TTGAACCCTGATTTCCAAGCCGTTATCGTGGCGGACGATGCCGAGCGCCGGGATCTTTTCCTCGGTACGGCGGCGCGCTTGGGCACCGCTGTCCAGAATGTCGAGAAGGACTTCTGGGTCTGCTGGACCCTGGACGCGCTCTTCAATGGCCTGCCCCCTGGCGGCCCGCGACTGCTGTTCAAGGGCGGCACCTCCCTGTCGAAGGCTTTCGGGCTCATCTCTCGCTTCTCCGAGGACATCGACATCACGGTCTTTCGCGCTGACCTGGGTGAGGTTGTCGAAGCGCAAGACCTAGAGGGACTCAGCGGCAAAAAGCGCCGCGCCCGGCTCGATGCCATCCGCGATGCCTGCCAGCGCTACATCGCCGGGCCGTTGGCCGCGCAGTTCATCGACATCGCGGCCGCCGCGATTCCCGCAGGACGTTTCCGGCTGGAGGCAGACCCCGACGACAAGGACGGTCAAACCCTGCTGTTCTGGTATCCCGCAGTCACAGGGGCCGAAGGCGATTACATCCGCGCCGCCGTTAAGATCGAGGCCGGTGCCAAATCTGCGCTGGACCCGCACATCGCCGCAACAGTGACGCCTTATGTGGCGGCCGACTTGGACGATCTGGACCTTGCCGTTCGCAATGTCAGGGCGGTGCAACCGGAACGAACGTTCTGGGACAAGGTCATCATCCTCCACGGTCTGCGCCAGTGGTACGACCGTCGTCAAGAACTGCGGCACGAAGGCCAACGGGTATCGCGTCACTACTACGACATTCATCGACTCGCGCAGGCGCAGGGCGCGCAAGCCTGGCAAGCCGATCACGGTCTTGCCGCCGACTGCGCAAAGCACGCCAGGCTGTTCTTCGGCAGCCCGGACCTGGGACTGGAATCTGCAGCCGTAGGCACGTTCACGCTGGTCCCTGACGACGCGATGCAGGGCGCACTTGGGCGGGACTACGCAGCCATGTCGGGAATGATCTTCGGCGACATCCCGCGCTTGGACACAGTGTTGGCCAGCGTCGCGGCCTTGCAGGAAGCGATCAACGCCGCAGCTCCCAAGGCGGCCTTGCGCACAGCGGCCCCCAGATGA
- a CDS encoding transposase has translation MHRKPHSHHSTEFKEQALLKARHRGARSILSLASELNMSAGTLKRWVLDSAKAGEQALGETSPALDGPAASWSPSQRLRALQESYAFNGPALAAWCRERGVFEHQLVQWREEFCTPVAPASREATGAFRELQRQHEQLQRELRRKEKALAEVAALLVLQKNFQALLEGADK, from the coding sequence ATGCACAGAAAACCTCATTCCCATCACTCCACCGAATTCAAGGAGCAGGCACTGCTCAAAGCCCGCCATCGCGGCGCGCGTTCAATTCTGAGCCTTGCCAGCGAGCTGAACATGTCTGCCGGCACCCTCAAGCGATGGGTGCTGGACTCGGCCAAGGCCGGCGAACAGGCACTCGGGGAGACAAGCCCTGCGCTGGACGGCCCGGCTGCATCTTGGTCGCCATCGCAGCGCCTGAGGGCTCTGCAGGAAAGCTACGCATTCAATGGCCCGGCACTGGCGGCGTGGTGCCGCGAGCGTGGTGTGTTCGAGCACCAGTTGGTGCAGTGGCGCGAAGAGTTTTGCACCCCGGTCGCGCCCGCCTCGCGCGAGGCAACGGGTGCCTTTCGAGAACTCCAGCGTCAGCACGAGCAGCTCCAGCGTGAATTGCGGCGCAAGGAAAAAGCGCTGGCCGAGGTAGCCGCCTTGCTGGTGTTGCAAAAAAACTTCCAGGCGCTGCTGGAGGGCGCGGACAAATGA
- a CDS encoding carboxymuconolactone decarboxylase family protein, which yields MKPVPSMTSPRVFPEAGQPERLGPPATLDAAQQEAADELINGPRRGVYGPFRPLLHRPPLLRAVAKVGETLRYEGTLDVALREWTICVIARELSNVFEWNMHLPLATAAGVPAQALAALDAGEPSPPDLRADLALARTVGSELVSQHRLSDETWVEAVRMWSEPTVVELLTLAGYFAMVCWLMNVARTPGPTA from the coding sequence ATGAAACCTGTCCCTTCGATGACTTCTCCACGGGTCTTTCCTGAAGCTGGCCAGCCCGAGCGTCTGGGTCCACCTGCAACCCTTGACGCCGCGCAGCAGGAGGCGGCCGACGAGTTGATCAATGGCCCGCGTCGCGGCGTTTACGGTCCCTTCCGGCCCCTGCTGCACCGCCCGCCGCTGCTGCGTGCAGTAGCCAAGGTCGGCGAGACCTTGCGCTACGAAGGTACGCTCGATGTCGCACTGCGCGAGTGGACGATCTGCGTCATCGCGCGCGAACTCTCCAATGTCTTCGAGTGGAACATGCACCTGCCGCTGGCAACTGCAGCCGGTGTGCCCGCGCAGGCGCTTGCGGCCTTGGACGCCGGCGAGCCTTCTCCACCGGACCTGCGAGCCGATCTCGCGCTCGCGCGCACGGTCGGGAGCGAACTGGTCAGCCAGCACCGCCTGAGCGATGAGACCTGGGTGGAGGCAGTGCGGATGTGGAGCGAGCCGACGGTAGTGGAACTGCTCACGCTGGCAGGCTACTTTGCAATGGTGTGCTGGCTGATGAACGTAGCACGTACGCCGGGGCCGACGGCCTGA
- a CDS encoding YbfB/YjiJ family MFS transporter yields MDTPPYLIARPDRPIWLIVSSGIVALAVAMGIGRFAFTPLMPLMLRDGTLSAADGAEWAAANYIGYLLGALTAARFSANPRRGLHLALFGVALVTLGAAWAGGGTHALLGAMLRGAAGIFSAWALVCTSSWGLAELARRQAPQLGARIYIGVGLGIMLVGMLAWLGGQQPAQWLWLEMGLLASAGAVFVKLNLQDEGAIVTVSPPSSSPPQSAKEGHLPLVVCYGIFGFGYIVPATFLPAMARQQVSDPLVFGLTWPLFGLAAALSVVAAARYLSAWPRRRVWALAQGTMALGTALPVATQALWALAACAVLVGGTFMVATMAGLQLARERLPTNPTSLLARMTVAFAVGQLLGPLLVRALGPGNVAGWDALVWTNAAATVLLLFTAVWLWRDTGSSPSTLTKKLR; encoded by the coding sequence ATGGACACACCGCCTTACCTTATTGCCCGCCCCGATCGTCCGATTTGGCTCATTGTCAGCAGCGGCATCGTCGCGCTTGCCGTTGCCATGGGCATTGGTCGTTTCGCTTTTACGCCGCTCATGCCGCTCATGCTGCGGGACGGCACGCTGAGTGCTGCCGACGGCGCTGAGTGGGCGGCCGCGAACTACATCGGCTATCTGCTTGGGGCGTTGACCGCGGCCCGGTTCTCCGCCAATCCACGGCGCGGCCTTCATTTGGCCCTGTTCGGGGTCGCGCTGGTGACGCTAGGAGCCGCATGGGCGGGGGGCGGAACACACGCACTCCTCGGCGCAATGCTGCGCGGCGCCGCCGGCATCTTCAGTGCCTGGGCGCTGGTCTGCACAAGCAGCTGGGGATTGGCGGAGCTAGCCCGGCGGCAGGCACCGCAACTCGGCGCACGGATCTACATCGGTGTAGGCCTGGGCATTATGCTGGTGGGCATGCTTGCCTGGCTTGGAGGACAGCAGCCAGCCCAATGGCTGTGGCTTGAGATGGGGTTGCTCGCCAGTGCTGGTGCCGTGTTCGTGAAACTGAATTTGCAGGATGAAGGTGCGATAGTGACGGTATCTCCCCCTTCGTCGTCGCCTCCACAAAGTGCGAAAGAGGGACACTTGCCTCTCGTGGTGTGCTACGGCATCTTCGGCTTTGGCTACATCGTGCCGGCAACCTTTCTGCCCGCGATGGCGCGCCAGCAGGTCTCCGACCCATTGGTGTTCGGACTCACCTGGCCACTGTTCGGGTTGGCGGCAGCCCTGTCTGTCGTGGCCGCAGCGCGCTATCTGTCGGCGTGGCCCCGCAGGCGCGTCTGGGCTCTGGCCCAAGGGACAATGGCGCTAGGGACTGCATTGCCAGTGGCGACACAAGCGCTCTGGGCACTTGCAGCCTGCGCGGTGCTCGTGGGCGGCACGTTCATGGTCGCGACGATGGCTGGACTGCAGCTCGCGCGCGAGCGGCTTCCCACCAATCCAACGTCGCTTCTGGCTCGAATGACCGTTGCCTTTGCTGTCGGGCAGCTCCTAGGCCCACTGCTGGTTCGCGCTCTGGGCCCTGGCAATGTGGCCGGCTGGGACGCCTTGGTATGGACCAACGCTGCAGCCACCGTGCTTCTACTGTTTACGGCAGTTTGGCTGTGGCGGGACACCGGTTCTTCACCCTCAACCTTAACGAAAAAATTACGATGA
- a CDS encoding FMN-binding negative transcriptional regulator, whose translation MYIPEHFAETRPDELARIIREHPLGMLVTQGSVGLDVDHIPFEFDAGVGTPGVLSAHVARANTLWQRCPTGSAVMVVFSGAEAYISPNWYPSKHEAHRQVPTWNYEVVHAHGTLTIHDDERFVRRIVARLTRQHEAAEPRPWRMGDSAPEYIDTMLRSIVGIEISLTSLVGKVKLSQNKEARDRLHAADTLEARGRSDMAQAMRKAG comes from the coding sequence ATGTACATCCCTGAACACTTTGCTGAAACCCGGCCTGACGAACTCGCCCGCATCATCCGCGAACACCCGCTGGGCATGCTTGTCACACAAGGGAGCGTCGGACTCGATGTGGACCACATCCCGTTCGAGTTCGATGCTGGCGTGGGAACGCCTGGCGTTCTTTCGGCCCATGTGGCCCGTGCCAACACGCTGTGGCAGCGCTGCCCCACGGGCAGTGCGGTCATGGTCGTGTTTAGCGGTGCCGAGGCCTACATCTCGCCGAACTGGTATCCGAGCAAGCACGAAGCGCATCGCCAGGTGCCAACCTGGAACTACGAGGTCGTGCATGCGCATGGCACGCTCACCATCCATGACGACGAGCGCTTCGTTCGCCGCATCGTCGCGCGCCTGACACGCCAGCACGAGGCGGCCGAACCCAGGCCTTGGCGGATGGGGGACTCCGCGCCCGAGTACATCGACACCATGCTGCGCAGCATCGTGGGCATCGAGATATCCCTCACTTCGCTGGTGGGCAAGGTCAAACTCAGCCAAAACAAAGAGGCGCGTGATCGCCTCCATGCCGCCGATACCCTTGAGGCACGGGGGCGCAGCGACATGGCGCAGGCCATGCGCAAGGCCGGGTGA
- a CDS encoding enoyl-CoA hydratase/isomerase family protein has product MNRTVSLNIVDEVATVTLIHHGKFNAMSRVMWRQLRTAFERIQQHRDVRCVLMLGEGGHFSAGGDISEYADFRFEEARLREFHESYIWGGLKAMLDCDVPIVAQIEGNCMGAGVEMASCCDLRIAAATSRFGAPIAKLGFPMAPREAALVMCAVGELTAREMLLSAAVFDAAEMKQRGFLSQVVPASRVSAAALERVARIIELAPQAARMNKACFRALAHVLPTQQATDLIAAAYDYADSAEHREGIAAFMEKRTPEFSQAAAAQANF; this is encoded by the coding sequence ATGAACCGCACAGTTTCCCTGAACATCGTCGATGAAGTGGCCACGGTCACGCTAATCCACCACGGCAAGTTCAACGCCATGTCGCGCGTGATGTGGCGCCAGTTGCGCACCGCTTTCGAACGCATCCAGCAGCACCGCGACGTGCGCTGCGTGCTGATGCTGGGAGAAGGCGGGCACTTTTCGGCCGGTGGCGACATCTCCGAATACGCCGACTTTCGCTTCGAGGAGGCCCGCCTGCGCGAGTTTCATGAAAGCTATATCTGGGGCGGGCTCAAGGCCATGCTCGACTGCGACGTGCCCATCGTCGCGCAGATAGAGGGTAACTGCATGGGCGCGGGCGTCGAGATGGCCAGCTGCTGCGACCTGCGCATTGCCGCAGCTACATCCCGTTTTGGTGCGCCGATTGCCAAGCTCGGCTTTCCGATGGCCCCGCGCGAGGCGGCGCTGGTGATGTGTGCCGTGGGCGAGCTGACGGCGCGCGAGATGCTGCTGAGCGCCGCCGTGTTCGATGCGGCCGAGATGAAGCAGCGCGGTTTTCTGAGTCAGGTGGTGCCGGCCTCCAGGGTGAGCGCCGCAGCGCTCGAGCGCGTGGCGCGCATCATCGAGCTGGCGCCGCAGGCCGCCCGCATGAACAAGGCCTGTTTCAGGGCGCTGGCGCATGTCCTGCCTACGCAACAAGCGACTGATCTGATAGCCGCTGCCTATGACTACGCCGATTCTGCCGAACACCGCGAG
- a CDS encoding antibiotic biosynthesis monooxygenase family protein encodes MYTSTFTFAKREFDDEFHAIDHAIAQIAKSIPGYLGEESWENPSTGLISNVYYWKTMEALQALAEHPTHMAAKQRQAQWLKGYQVVIAQVVCTHGDGGIAHPLARGGCQGSCRLK; translated from the coding sequence ATGTACACCTCCACCTTCACGTTCGCAAAACGCGAGTTCGATGACGAGTTCCACGCCATCGACCATGCGATTGCCCAGATTGCGAAATCCATCCCCGGCTACTTGGGCGAGGAGAGTTGGGAGAACCCTTCAACCGGGCTCATCTCCAACGTGTACTACTGGAAGACCATGGAGGCACTTCAGGCACTGGCGGAGCATCCCACGCACATGGCCGCGAAGCAGCGGCAGGCGCAGTGGCTCAAGGGCTATCAGGTCGTCATCGCCCAGGTGGTCTGCACCCATGGCGACGGCGGCATTGCGCACCCGCTCGCTCGCGGTGGCTGTCAAGGAAGTTGTCGCCTGAAGTGA
- a CDS encoding IS3 family transposase produces the protein MTSVQQRQKLLGLIGKACADGARLKPACHQIGLSCRSVQRWQRTQAAEGDQRPSGKRRYVCPPNKLREDERQAVMATLNSEAFKDLPPSQVVPRLADRGVYVASESTMYRILRQQGQLGHRRSERAAQKRSRPRALAATGADQVFCWDITYLPTQVRGQHFYLYLFEDLFSRKIVGWQVFDCESAELASQLLRDICESQGIRPGQLTVHSDNGSPMKGETMLAAMQRLGVAHTRSRPSVSNDNPYVESAFRTLKYRPELPVKPFENLLAARRWVTELAHWYNHEHRHSAIGFVTPAQRHAGLDRALLEQRALVYEQARQENPQRWSGQPRQWAHVDVVHLNPETKQQTKEPESKQKTA, from the coding sequence ATGACGTCCGTCCAGCAGCGCCAAAAGTTGCTCGGCCTGATCGGCAAGGCCTGCGCCGACGGGGCGCGCTTGAAGCCGGCTTGCCATCAAATCGGGCTGTCCTGCCGTAGCGTGCAGCGCTGGCAGCGCACGCAGGCGGCCGAGGGCGACCAGCGTCCTTCGGGCAAGCGGCGCTATGTGTGCCCGCCCAACAAGCTGCGCGAGGACGAGCGCCAGGCGGTGATGGCCACGCTCAACAGCGAAGCGTTCAAGGACTTGCCGCCGAGCCAAGTCGTGCCTCGCCTGGCCGACCGCGGCGTCTATGTGGCCTCGGAGTCCACGATGTACCGAATACTTCGACAGCAGGGCCAACTGGGCCATCGACGCTCGGAGCGCGCAGCGCAAAAGCGAAGCCGGCCGCGCGCCCTTGCCGCCACCGGAGCCGATCAGGTGTTCTGCTGGGATATCACGTATCTGCCCACTCAGGTGCGCGGCCAGCACTTTTACCTGTACCTGTTCGAGGATTTGTTCAGCCGCAAGATCGTGGGCTGGCAGGTGTTTGACTGCGAGAGCGCCGAGCTGGCCAGCCAGTTGCTGCGTGACATCTGTGAGAGCCAGGGCATTCGCCCGGGCCAGCTGACGGTGCATTCGGACAACGGCTCGCCCATGAAGGGCGAGACCATGCTGGCGGCCATGCAGCGCCTGGGCGTGGCGCACACGCGCAGCCGTCCGTCCGTGAGCAATGACAATCCGTACGTCGAATCAGCGTTCAGAACGCTGAAGTACCGCCCCGAACTGCCTGTCAAGCCGTTCGAGAACCTGCTGGCCGCAAGGCGCTGGGTCACCGAGCTGGCCCATTGGTACAACCACGAGCATCGCCACAGCGCCATTGGCTTCGTGACACCGGCGCAGCGCCATGCCGGCCTGGACCGGGCACTGCTTGAGCAGCGCGCGCTCGTCTATGAACAGGCCCGCCAGGAAAATCCTCAGCGCTGGTCAGGGCAGCCTCGCCAGTGGGCGCATGTCGATGTCGTGCACCTCAACCCAGAAACCAAGCAACAAACCAAGGAGCCTGAATCCAAGCAAAAAACAGCCTGA
- a CDS encoding DUF6088 family protein, which yields MSDLKSAVLSLIKADGPGHVWVPTDFAAFGNRDAIDKTLQRMVRDGELRRVDRGLYDRPTINRLTKRPTSPDYRAVVDAIARRDQLRLLVDGMTAANDLGLTDAVPARVTIHTDARRRSVKLDNLVVEFKQTAPSRLYWAGRPAMRVVQALHWLKDTLATDRQRILSKLSKLLADTVHGDAVRKDLLEGFGTLPTWMQNLVRELPGCDPKTATATVLKRPQTSVGAKRPRSKRAIGEAI from the coding sequence ATGTCCGACCTTAAATCCGCCGTTTTATCCCTGATCAAAGCCGACGGGCCTGGCCATGTCTGGGTGCCGACGGACTTTGCTGCCTTCGGCAACCGCGACGCCATCGACAAGACGCTGCAACGCATGGTCCGTGATGGTGAACTGCGGCGTGTCGACAGGGGGCTGTACGACAGGCCGACCATCAACCGTCTCACCAAACGGCCCACCAGTCCAGACTACCGCGCCGTCGTGGACGCCATTGCGCGCCGGGATCAACTTCGGCTGCTCGTTGACGGCATGACTGCGGCGAACGACCTCGGTCTGACCGACGCAGTGCCCGCCCGCGTCACGATTCATACGGATGCCCGGCGACGGTCCGTCAAGCTGGACAACCTCGTTGTTGAGTTCAAGCAGACGGCTCCCAGCCGCCTGTACTGGGCCGGCCGGCCGGCGATGCGTGTCGTGCAGGCTCTGCACTGGTTGAAGGACACCTTGGCCACGGACCGGCAGCGAATTTTAAGCAAGCTGAGCAAGCTGCTGGCAGATACGGTCCACGGTGATGCCGTACGCAAGGACCTTCTGGAAGGCTTTGGTACGTTGCCGACCTGGATGCAAAATCTCGTTCGCGAACTGCCGGGATGCGATCCAAAAACTGCCACTGCCACAGTGCTCAAACGACCGCAGACCAGCGTAGGCGCTAAACGCCCCCGCTCGAAGAGAGCGATCGGGGAGGCTATTTGA